A portion of the Equus quagga isolate Etosha38 chromosome 17, UCLA_HA_Equagga_1.0, whole genome shotgun sequence genome contains these proteins:
- the C17H11orf96 gene encoding uncharacterized protein C11orf96 homolog — protein sequence MLPEPPRAGPAFRSRAGGRRWERAVTFPERRGDVRRKGAGRARFKWHSLSSELAGVWAAAGYISGGPGRREQTATAAAAASASERSGAAPPVPAPPDGPPRPPSRGAPTRAREGRRHPAADLDPPPGEPQAAASRGAPAQRPPPESPGTPPPGPEAAGSAMAAAKPGELMGICSSYQAVMPHFVCLADEFPQPVRPAKLSKGKGRLRRPRQSRFKTQPVTFDEIQEVEEEGVSPMEEEKAKKSFLQSLECLRRSTQSLSLQREQLSSCKLRNSLDSSDSDSAL from the coding sequence ATGCTCCCGGAACCCCCGCGGGCGGGGCCTGCCTTCCGGagccgggcgggcgggcggcgctgGGAAAGGGCTGTCACTTTCCCAGAGCGGCGGGGCGACGTCAGGCGGAAGGGCGCGGGGCGCGCACGCTTTAAATGGCATTCGCTGTCATCCGAGCTCGCAGGCGTGTGGGCAGCAGCGGGCTATATAAGCGGCGGGCCGGGCCGCCGCGAGCAGACGGCgacagcggcggcggcggcgagcgcCTCGGAGCGCAGCGGAGCAGCGCCCCCAGTCCCCGCGCCCCCCGACGGGCCCCCCCGCCCGCCCTCCCGAGGAGCGCCGACCCGGGCCCGCGAGGGCCGCCGCCACCCCGCAGCAGATTTGGATCCCCCGCCCggcgagccccaggctgctgcctCCCGGGGGGCCCCGGCGCAGCGGCCGCCCCCGGAGAGCCCCGGCACCCCGCCGCCCGGCCCCGAAGCCGCCGGCAGTGCCATGGCGGCCGCCAAGCCCGGCGAGCTGATGGGCATCTGCTCCAGCTACCAAGCGGTGATGCCGCACTTCGTGTGCCTGGCCGACGAGTTCCCGCAGCCCGTGCGGCCCGCCAAGCTGTCCAAGGGCAAGGGCCGGCTGCGGCGGCCGCGCCAGTCCCGCTTCAAGACGCAGCCGGTGACCTTCGACGAGAtccaggaggtggaggaggagggggtgtccccgatggaggaggagaaggccaaGAAGTCGTTCCTGCAGAGCCTGGAGTGCCTGCGCCGCAGCACGCAGAGCCTGTCGCTGCAGAGGGAGCAGCTCAGCAGCTGCAAACTGAGGAACAGCCTGGACTCCAGCGACTCCGACTCGGCCCTGTGA